The proteins below are encoded in one region of Pirellulales bacterium:
- a CDS encoding PQQ-like beta-propeller repeat protein has protein sequence MKARLVRLFLLALLLVLLHTEHASADHWPQMRGPHGTCATEAHDLPVEFGKEKNLLWRVEMPGHSAATPAVWGDYIFTVTPEGEEVYLVALDLAGQERWRRKVGTGNRKLGFNGKNNFATPSPATDGEHVWLLVGTGELHCFDMDGAPVWSVNLNDLFGKYDTLFGFGFTPLLWQDSLFVPYLHQGTSLVAALDKRTGEVRWKTGRTTDAKDESKDAYSSPCILTYPDRAEVVICGADLANAYDAATGEEIWRHGDINPTDNNTLRIVVSPVTDGQRIYVSSAKRGPVHAIKPGGSGDVTATHHLWTRTEDTPDVPTPAVADGLFYMLRENGVLSVLDAATGEQCYSERVASRAGAFSPSPVVADGKVYLASEGGILAVVAAGRTFDKLAENDLGEMMMATPAIVGDRIYVRTEKALYCFQKQ, from the coding sequence ATGAAGGCCCGTCTCGTTCGCTTGTTTCTACTCGCGTTGTTGCTGGTCTTGCTCCACACCGAGCACGCTTCGGCCGACCATTGGCCCCAAATGCGCGGACCGCACGGCACCTGCGCGACCGAGGCACACGACCTGCCCGTCGAATTCGGCAAGGAGAAGAACCTGCTATGGCGAGTCGAGATGCCCGGCCATAGTGCGGCCACGCCAGCCGTCTGGGGCGATTACATCTTCACCGTCACGCCCGAGGGAGAAGAGGTCTATCTTGTGGCCCTCGATCTGGCGGGGCAGGAACGCTGGCGGCGCAAGGTCGGCACCGGCAACCGCAAGCTCGGCTTCAATGGCAAGAACAACTTTGCCACTCCCAGCCCCGCCACCGACGGCGAGCACGTCTGGCTTCTCGTGGGGACGGGCGAACTGCACTGCTTCGACATGGACGGCGCGCCGGTTTGGAGCGTCAACCTGAACGACCTCTTCGGCAAGTACGACACGCTCTTCGGCTTCGGCTTCACGCCGCTCTTGTGGCAGGATTCGCTCTTTGTGCCCTACCTGCACCAGGGCACGTCGCTCGTCGCGGCGCTCGACAAGCGCACCGGCGAGGTGCGGTGGAAGACCGGCCGCACGACCGACGCCAAGGACGAGTCGAAGGACGCCTATAGCAGCCCCTGCATCCTCACGTATCCCGATCGGGCCGAAGTGGTCATCTGCGGCGCCGATCTGGCGAATGCCTACGACGCCGCCACGGGCGAGGAGATCTGGCGCCACGGCGATATCAATCCCACGGACAACAACACGCTGCGGATCGTGGTCTCGCCCGTCACCGATGGCCAGCGCATCTACGTGTCGAGCGCCAAGCGCGGACCGGTCCACGCGATCAAGCCGGGCGGATCGGGGGATGTCACGGCGACGCACCATCTTTGGACGCGCACGGAAGACACCCCAGACGTGCCCACGCCCGCCGTGGCCGACGGTTTATTCTACATGCTGCGCGAGAACGGCGTGCTCAGCGTGCTCGATGCCGCCACGGGCGAGCAATGCTACTCCGAGCGTGTGGCCAGCCGCGCAGGCGCGTTCAGCCCCAGTCCCGTCGTGGCCGACGGCAAAGTCTACCTGGCCAGCGAAGGGGGCATCCTTGCCGTCGTCGCCGCGGGCCGCACGTTCGACAAACTCGCCGAAAACGATCTCGGCGAAATGATGATGGCCACGCCGGCGATCGTCGGCGATCGCATCTACGTACGTACGGAAAAGGCGCTCTACTGCTTCCAGAAGCAATAG
- a CDS encoding DUF1080 domain-containing protein: MNARLAASSLLLGLILSASSSLADDQRADNAPPEGFVALFNGKDLSGWKGLVLDPVERAKLTPEQLEDLQKGADEKMRAHWSVSDGMLVFDGHGHSLCTTKDYGDFEMWVDWKIEPKGDSGIYLRGSPQVQIWDDPVGSGGLYNNQKHPSKPSVVADRPVGEWNTFYIKMVGDRVTVKLNDQLVVDEVPMENYWERDKPIYPTGQIELQSHGSTLYFKNVYLKELPRE, translated from the coding sequence ATGAATGCTCGGCTGGCCGCGAGTTCGTTGTTACTGGGACTGATTCTTTCCGCGAGCTCCTCGCTGGCCGACGATCAGCGTGCCGACAACGCACCCCCGGAGGGGTTCGTGGCTTTGTTCAACGGCAAAGACCTGTCGGGCTGGAAGGGGCTAGTGCTCGACCCGGTCGAGCGGGCCAAGCTGACGCCCGAGCAGTTAGAAGACCTGCAGAAGGGGGCCGACGAAAAGATGCGGGCCCATTGGAGCGTGTCGGACGGCATGCTGGTCTTCGACGGGCACGGTCACTCGCTCTGCACGACGAAGGATTACGGCGACTTCGAAATGTGGGTCGATTGGAAAATCGAGCCCAAGGGTGATAGCGGCATCTACCTGCGTGGCTCGCCGCAGGTGCAGATCTGGGACGATCCGGTCGGCTCGGGCGGTCTGTACAACAATCAGAAGCATCCCTCGAAGCCGAGCGTGGTCGCCGACCGACCGGTGGGCGAATGGAACACCTTCTACATCAAGATGGTGGGAGATCGCGTCACCGTGAAGCTCAACGACCAGTTGGTGGTCGATGAAGTGCCCATGGAAAACTACTGGGAACGGGACAAGCCGATCTATCCCACCGGCCAGATCGAGCTGCAGAGCCACGGCTCGACGCTCTATTTCAAGAACGTCTATCTGAAAGAATTGCCGCGCGAGTAG
- a CDS encoding BamA/TamA family outer membrane protein produces MALLRPATPYGTRKHHAGAPRLRAVLWMICGIILATGWAEVTALAGSASDYRTSYRVPPITADRLAGLMKQWTMTHGNIFELQAIRQEQSHSERRLKLSGVFGANLAQGQEPPIIHVPPGSERPLRVRGQSPDPQPLAPPPAARPVSPSRGAAPAPTGAAAPPASSPEAQMVVDVRVLGNETVTPTKLQSHIRTRRGRPLDTEMVEEDVQRLNATRWFIEIKPLYQQVPGGVAVIFQVVERPSVKEIHFIGNDYVRIKVLKKQIDLKVGGPIDPYAVDDGRRKIEDFYRERGFHKVRVEVAEGDKSGDRRVVYVINEGPKQKIGDVEFFGNTIATDARLKTQIQSKTPILHVPHLIEGFKGFYDEEKLAQDVDKLTSYYRSLGFFQAKVSYEPIFKPDQKWATVRFVINEGIRYKVRNISFVGNKKYTVEELVEKTKLRSGQHFDQLQMDADLQAVRDEYGGIGHVFADIQAEPRFLEEPGELDLVFSISEGAKARVGTITVNIKGDHPHTKQNAVLNQLSFAPGDIIDIREIRNSERRLKLSGIFGANIAQGQQPPQIVYSPPGTEGGEEGIAEKPRRNRARGQSPDPQPNAVARPMPGMPVPVFAPAPQNPTPPAPAPMPAHFQTRAVAAPQPAAAPQHPAPAVPQNFRAPGSEELAPSYADQPVRGRARGQSPDPAPRTAARPAWPMSPASEVAPASPSRTPVPSNQIPHHLRARRVDETAPATPPQYPAVPPQPGRFDPQLYRPMSMTRPATSGERAMPVQHGNRHSMPIMRGVSHSMPIVRGQSPELPGGDSRWGSRPAEMSPNARSAARPNLAPAAGQPPVVRAQYTAPWQGNTLPSTTPQPYPTAGVPVAGASAMQQPYAPAPYGAQPYAAQPYGAQPYTAPAAPAYAPPANGYQPLPGYAPQTAAPPPGSYPQPYAAPAPGGYAPPPTATQASPYGDGPPGYLQSAPPVSAPPASTQPPPAAYGPPVEGYDTPGSLFPENQQFPQALEDEPTITVPINVNVEETQTGRLMFGVGINSDAGLVGSVIMDEQNFDWRRLPRSWDDIRNATAWRGAGQQLRIEAVPGSQLQRYMVTFREPYLADTPVSLTLSGFLFDRRYFEWDEQRIGGRTGLGYQFSPDLSGTVTIGGQSVKIRNPAVPTPQELADVVGDNELWTARAALVHDTRDSAFLPTEGHRIELAYEQGFGQFDYPRGIIEVSQYFLLHERPDRSGRQTLMLRSVAGFSGSQTPIFENFFAGGFSTLRGFDFRGASPREMGIVVGGEFQWLNTVEYMFPITADDMLRGVVFCDFGTVEQSIEINADNFRVAPGFGLRVSVAALGPAPIALDFAVPVAHAPGDNIQNFSFFVGLAR; encoded by the coding sequence ATGGCCCTCCTCCGTCCAGCAACGCCCTACGGCACCAGAAAACACCATGCCGGCGCCCCTCGTCTGCGCGCGGTGCTCTGGATGATCTGCGGAATCATTCTGGCAACCGGCTGGGCCGAAGTGACGGCGCTCGCCGGGTCCGCGTCTGACTACCGCACTTCCTATCGTGTTCCACCGATCACGGCCGACCGCCTGGCGGGACTGATGAAGCAGTGGACCATGACGCATGGCAACATCTTCGAGCTCCAGGCGATTCGCCAAGAACAAAGCCACTCGGAGCGTCGTCTGAAGCTTTCGGGCGTCTTCGGCGCGAACCTTGCGCAGGGACAAGAGCCGCCGATCATCCATGTGCCGCCCGGTAGTGAGCGACCGCTCCGCGTGCGCGGCCAAAGCCCCGATCCCCAACCGTTGGCCCCGCCGCCGGCAGCCCGACCGGTCTCGCCGTCGCGCGGCGCCGCTCCGGCCCCCACGGGCGCGGCTGCGCCGCCGGCCTCCTCGCCCGAGGCCCAGATGGTGGTCGACGTGCGCGTCTTGGGCAACGAAACCGTGACCCCCACCAAGTTGCAGTCGCACATTCGCACGCGTCGCGGGCGACCGCTCGATACCGAAATGGTCGAAGAGGACGTCCAGCGTCTGAACGCCACGCGTTGGTTCATCGAAATCAAGCCCCTCTACCAGCAAGTGCCTGGCGGCGTGGCGGTGATCTTCCAGGTCGTCGAGCGTCCCTCGGTGAAGGAAATCCACTTCATCGGCAACGACTACGTTCGCATCAAGGTGCTCAAGAAGCAGATCGATCTGAAAGTGGGCGGCCCGATCGATCCGTACGCCGTCGACGACGGTCGTCGCAAGATCGAGGATTTCTACCGCGAGCGCGGCTTCCACAAGGTGCGCGTCGAGGTGGCCGAAGGCGACAAGAGTGGCGACCGCCGCGTCGTCTACGTCATCAATGAAGGACCCAAGCAGAAGATCGGCGACGTCGAGTTCTTCGGCAACACGATCGCCACCGACGCGCGACTCAAGACGCAGATTCAGTCGAAGACGCCGATCCTGCACGTTCCCCACCTGATCGAAGGCTTCAAGGGCTTCTACGACGAAGAAAAGCTCGCGCAGGACGTCGACAAGCTGACGTCGTACTACCGCAGCCTGGGCTTCTTCCAGGCCAAGGTGAGCTACGAGCCGATCTTCAAGCCCGACCAGAAGTGGGCCACCGTGCGCTTCGTCATCAACGAAGGCATTCGCTACAAAGTCCGCAACATCTCCTTCGTCGGCAACAAGAAGTACACCGTCGAAGAATTGGTCGAGAAGACGAAGCTGCGCTCGGGGCAGCATTTCGACCAACTGCAGATGGATGCCGACCTGCAGGCGGTGCGCGACGAGTACGGCGGCATCGGCCACGTCTTTGCCGATATCCAAGCCGAACCGCGCTTCCTCGAGGAGCCGGGCGAGCTGGACCTGGTCTTCTCGATCTCCGAGGGGGCCAAGGCCCGCGTCGGTACGATCACCGTCAACATCAAGGGAGACCATCCCCACACGAAGCAGAACGCGGTGCTGAATCAGTTGTCGTTCGCGCCGGGCGACATCATCGACATCCGCGAAATCCGCAACAGCGAACGCCGTTTAAAGCTCTCGGGCATCTTCGGCGCGAACATCGCGCAGGGACAACAGCCGCCGCAGATCGTCTACTCGCCGCCCGGCACCGAGGGGGGCGAAGAAGGCATCGCCGAAAAGCCGCGCCGCAATCGCGCCCGGGGACAAAGCCCCGATCCGCAGCCAAACGCCGTGGCACGCCCCATGCCGGGCATGCCGGTCCCCGTCTTCGCCCCGGCTCCTCAGAATCCAACGCCCCCGGCGCCCGCGCCGATGCCCGCCCACTTCCAGACTCGCGCAGTGGCTGCCCCTCAACCTGCTGCCGCGCCGCAGCATCCGGCCCCCGCCGTGCCGCAGAACTTTAGGGCGCCCGGTTCCGAGGAACTCGCGCCCAGCTATGCCGATCAGCCGGTTCGCGGTCGTGCTCGGGGACAGAGCCCCGATCCGGCGCCGCGTACCGCGGCCAGGCCGGCCTGGCCCATGTCGCCAGCCTCTGAAGTTGCTCCGGCGTCGCCATCACGCACTCCGGTGCCATCGAATCAAATCCCCCACCATTTGCGAGCGCGTCGCGTCGACGAAACGGCTCCCGCGACACCACCGCAATATCCTGCGGTGCCGCCGCAGCCGGGACGCTTCGATCCGCAGCTCTATCGGCCGATGAGCATGACCCGCCCGGCCACGAGCGGCGAGCGCGCGATGCCCGTGCAACACGGCAACCGCCATTCGATGCCGATCATGCGCGGCGTGTCCCACTCGATGCCAATCGTGCGTGGGCAATCTCCCGAGTTGCCCGGGGGCGATTCGCGTTGGGGAAGTCGCCCTGCCGAGATGTCGCCGAATGCGCGCTCGGCGGCACGTCCCAACCTGGCTCCGGCAGCCGGCCAGCCCCCGGTAGTGCGTGCTCAGTACACGGCCCCGTGGCAAGGCAACACGCTCCCTTCGACCACGCCACAACCCTATCCGACGGCGGGCGTTCCGGTGGCCGGCGCCTCGGCCATGCAGCAACCCTACGCGCCAGCACCATATGGGGCGCAACCTTACGCCGCGCAGCCCTACGGGGCTCAGCCCTACACGGCGCCCGCCGCGCCTGCGTACGCTCCGCCAGCGAATGGCTACCAGCCCCTGCCCGGTTACGCGCCGCAGACAGCAGCCCCCCCGCCCGGCTCGTATCCTCAGCCCTATGCCGCTCCGGCGCCGGGTGGTTATGCGCCTCCCCCGACCGCCACGCAGGCCTCGCCCTATGGCGACGGCCCCCCGGGGTACTTGCAATCGGCTCCTCCGGTAAGCGCGCCGCCGGCCAGCACGCAGCCCCCTCCCGCGGCCTACGGTCCGCCGGTCGAGGGTTACGACACGCCCGGCTCGCTCTTCCCCGAGAATCAGCAGTTCCCGCAAGCGCTCGAAGACGAGCCGACGATCACCGTGCCGATCAATGTGAACGTCGAGGAAACGCAGACGGGGCGCTTGATGTTCGGCGTCGGTATCAACTCCGACGCCGGCCTCGTCGGCTCGGTCATCATGGACGAGCAGAACTTCGACTGGCGGCGGCTGCCGCGCAGTTGGGACGACATCCGCAACGCCACCGCCTGGCGCGGCGCCGGACAGCAGCTTCGTATCGAGGCCGTGCCCGGCAGCCAGTTGCAGCGCTACATGGTCACCTTCCGCGAGCCCTACCTGGCCGACACGCCGGTGAGCCTCACGCTCAGCGGCTTCTTGTTCGACCGCCGCTACTTCGAGTGGGACGAACAGCGCATCGGCGGTCGTACCGGCCTGGGGTATCAGTTCTCGCCCGACTTGTCGGGCACGGTCACCATCGGCGGGCAGAGCGTCAAGATTCGCAATCCCGCGGTGCCCACGCCGCAGGAGTTGGCCGATGTCGTGGGCGACAATGAGCTCTGGACGGCACGCGCCGCGCTCGTCCACGACACGCGCGATAGCGCCTTCCTGCCGACGGAAGGGCATCGCATCGAGCTGGCCTACGAACAGGGCTTCGGCCAGTTCGACTACCCGCGCGGCATCATTGAAGTCAGCCAGTACTTCCTGCTGCACGAGCGTCCCGACCGCTCGGGGCGTCAGACGCTCATGTTGCGTAGCGTGGCGGGCTTCAGCGGCAGCCAGACGCCGATCTTCGAGAACTTCTTCGCGGGCGGTTTCTCGACCCTCCGCGGTTTCGATTTCCGCGGTGCGTCGCCCCGCGAAATGGGCATCGTCGTGGGTGGTGAATTCCAGTGGCTCAACACCGTGGAATACATGTTCCCCATTACGGCCGACGATATGCTCCGCGGCGTCGTCTTCTGCGACTTCGGTACGGTCGAGCAGTCGATCGAGATCAACGCCGACAATTTCCGCGTGGCGCCGGGCTTCGGTCTGCGCGTGAGCGTGGCGGCCCTTGGGCCGGCCCCCATTGCACTGGACTTTGCCGTGCCGGTTGCCCACGCCCCCGGCGACAACATCCAGAACTTCAGCTTCTTCGTCGGCCTGGCCCGCTAA
- a CDS encoding DUF4872 domain-containing protein: MANLLASARVRNPLTHRSLSEAMCFGLAGGLGAGYSYCPSLVRHGQGSGISVVGRYRALATGADFCRGALERLGAKVTIQETGGAATGFKQLVEGLAHGQPVLVYCAPLADTHLGWAGTYGMYVTLVERIDLHNDVAYVGDCAPDTFAIPLDELAQFRSRVNSHKFRSLRIDAPSKLSESTLKTALISGIRACADDFARPTLQTYGLPGLTEWAKVITNTKSQRGWPRMYKGGLIYLALRDMFDSIETAGTGGGLYRTLYADFLDEAADQARRPAWRSCAEHYRELANRWTELAEAALPSKFKLFKETKQLLRKRRELWLAKGPKAAKQLVEVAARLKTIETELREKFPLGDEERLAHLESLRTRILALHASEVEAAARLYKSAG; the protein is encoded by the coding sequence TTGGCCAATCTGTTGGCCTCGGCCCGTGTGCGCAATCCCTTGACGCATCGTTCGCTGAGCGAGGCCATGTGCTTTGGCCTGGCCGGAGGACTGGGGGCGGGCTACTCGTACTGCCCGTCGCTCGTGCGTCACGGACAGGGGAGCGGCATCTCCGTCGTGGGCAGGTACCGCGCCTTGGCAACGGGGGCGGACTTCTGTCGCGGCGCTCTCGAACGGCTCGGCGCCAAGGTGACGATCCAGGAAACGGGCGGCGCGGCGACCGGCTTCAAGCAACTGGTCGAGGGGCTCGCGCACGGCCAGCCCGTCCTCGTCTATTGTGCTCCGCTGGCGGACACGCATTTGGGCTGGGCCGGTACCTACGGCATGTACGTCACGCTCGTCGAACGGATCGACCTGCACAACGACGTGGCCTATGTGGGCGATTGCGCGCCCGACACGTTCGCGATTCCGCTCGACGAGCTGGCGCAATTTCGCAGCCGGGTCAACTCGCACAAGTTCCGCAGCCTGCGGATCGATGCGCCGTCGAAGCTCTCGGAATCGACCCTCAAGACGGCGTTGATCTCGGGCATCCGGGCCTGCGCCGACGATTTCGCTCGCCCGACACTGCAAACGTACGGTTTGCCGGGTCTCACCGAGTGGGCCAAGGTGATCACGAACACGAAAAGCCAGCGCGGCTGGCCGCGCATGTACAAGGGTGGGCTGATCTACCTTGCGTTGCGCGACATGTTCGACTCGATCGAGACGGCCGGTACCGGTGGTGGGCTTTATCGCACGCTCTATGCCGATTTCCTGGACGAGGCCGCCGATCAGGCGCGCCGTCCCGCCTGGCGTTCGTGCGCCGAGCATTATCGCGAGTTGGCCAACCGCTGGACCGAGCTGGCCGAGGCGGCGTTGCCGTCGAAGTTCAAGCTGTTCAAGGAGACGAAGCAGCTTCTCCGCAAGCGTCGCGAGTTGTGGCTCGCCAAGGGGCCCAAGGCGGCCAAGCAGTTGGTCGAGGTGGCGGCGCGGCTGAAGACGATCGAGACCGAGCTGCGCGAAAAGTTTCCCCTGGGGGATGAAGAGCGGCTCGCCCACCTGGAATCGCTCCGGACGCGCATCCTGGCCCTGCACGCCTCCGAGGTCGAGGCGGCCGCGCGGCTCTATAAGTCAGCCGGTTGA